A single Bifidobacterium scardovii JCM 12489 = DSM 13734 DNA region contains:
- a CDS encoding aggregation-promoting factor C-terminal-like domain-containing protein — translation MIRRWTPQRLVMLRRIRVSICVATVTAVAVACFAFTARKTVALTVNGETTTVTTYAMSVDRLLESQGIDVKTHDLVESTAGGNKLADHAVVTVQSAYQTTITIDGQKVPFWTTATSADQLLGFFAANEAAAAKVTVNISNVYNKLTGGLVINESGPVTVIADGTSSEAPNGKLPAASILDSKGITLNKEDRVSVEKDGDRTILRVQRVTHGQETRTVAVPHGTQTVIDSSLQPGEAVIRQQGEDGETQQVYDVTYVDGAAESENLISETTTKIALDTVVAVGPEQTESGKDTGNGNASAGDNTDGKGDDGANGSSTDSKKDTGKTDGKDTGKDTGKDAAGTNTGNGSKGDAGNDSGSSSGNTNGGNASGNTGSGSTGDANASNGTVNDSSANDSSASGNTGSGTSDGSASARLWRPTAAQAQTYAAGAAAQRGWTGNEWNCLVKLWNRESRWLWYAENPSGAYGIPQSLPGSKMAAFGADWRNDAAVQIDWGLSYIAQRYGSPSQAWAHSESAGWY, via the coding sequence ATGATCAGGCGTTGGACCCCGCAGCGATTGGTCATGCTGCGCCGTATTCGCGTCAGCATCTGTGTGGCGACCGTAACGGCGGTCGCGGTCGCCTGCTTCGCGTTTACGGCCCGCAAAACCGTGGCGCTGACCGTCAACGGCGAAACGACGACCGTGACCACATACGCCATGAGCGTCGACCGGCTGCTCGAATCGCAGGGCATCGACGTCAAAACCCATGATCTGGTCGAGTCGACGGCCGGAGGCAACAAGCTCGCCGACCATGCCGTGGTGACCGTGCAGAGCGCCTATCAGACGACCATCACCATCGACGGTCAGAAGGTTCCGTTCTGGACCACGGCCACCAGCGCCGACCAGCTGCTCGGATTCTTCGCGGCGAACGAAGCCGCGGCCGCCAAGGTCACGGTCAACATCAGCAACGTCTACAACAAGCTCACCGGCGGCCTGGTCATCAACGAATCCGGCCCGGTGACCGTGATCGCCGACGGCACCAGTTCGGAGGCGCCGAACGGCAAGCTGCCCGCGGCCTCGATCCTCGACTCCAAGGGCATCACGCTGAACAAGGAGGACCGAGTCAGCGTCGAAAAGGACGGCGACCGGACGATCCTGCGCGTGCAGCGCGTCACGCACGGTCAGGAGACCCGCACGGTGGCGGTGCCGCACGGCACGCAGACGGTCATCGACTCGTCGCTGCAGCCCGGCGAGGCCGTGATCCGCCAGCAGGGCGAGGACGGCGAAACCCAGCAGGTGTACGACGTCACCTATGTGGATGGCGCGGCCGAATCGGAGAACCTGATTTCCGAAACCACGACGAAGATCGCGCTCGACACGGTCGTCGCCGTCGGCCCGGAACAGACGGAATCGGGCAAAGACACCGGAAACGGCAACGCCAGCGCCGGCGACAACACCGACGGCAAGGGCGATGACGGCGCCAACGGCAGCAGCACCGACAGCAAGAAGGACACCGGCAAGACCGACGGCAAGGACACCGGCAAGGACACCGGCAAGGACGCTGCCGGCACGAATACCGGCAACGGCTCGAAGGGCGACGCCGGCAACGACTCCGGGTCGTCATCGGGCAACACCAACGGCGGCAATGCCAGCGGCAACACCGGCAGCGGGTCCACGGGCGATGCGAACGCATCGAACGGAACCGTCAACGATTCGTCCGCCAACGATTCATCCGCCAGCGGCAACACCGGCAGCGGAACATCCGACGGCAGCGCGTCCGCGCGTCTGTGGCGCCCGACCGCGGCCCAAGCCCAGACCTACGCCGCCGGAGCCGCGGCACAGCGGGGCTGGACCGGCAACGAGTGGAACTGCCTGGTCAAGCTGTGGAACCGCGAATCCCGCTGGCTGTGGTACGCGGAAAACCCCTCCGGGGCCTACGGCATCCCGCAGTCCCTGCCCGGCAGCAAAATGGCAGCATTCGGCGCGGATTGGCGCAACGACGCGGCCGTCCAGATCGATTGGGGCCTGTCGTACATCGCGCAGCGCTACGGCAGCCCTTCACAGGCATGGGCGCATTCCGAATCGGCCGGCTGGTATTAG
- a CDS encoding serine/threonine-protein kinase: MVGMSDLNALNLEPGNIVGGYTLVSRLGAGAMGSVWRVRDDGGQVYAMKILRDSLADDNATAQNGADGAGAEMDEDARERLTARERLRREAMALKKVNHPGVCGIVDMELDDSLAFIVTELIEGKNLRDDVKANGRYTGDDLERLARKLIEAVKAVHAAGIVHRDIKPTNVMVSASGPVLVDFGIAMSGGESHVTRTGLVMGTPGFIAPEIIEGEESDETTDWWSTASVLAFAATGTPVFGTKPMMAVLERAAAGNANLTGLPARTMAAFRAALDPDRRKRCTPDQLLHAIALDALNPFAWQDAETESGETEVVRPFDDADPDNPRVLWRHEPIVLDPRIADELATQTFPEAGNTAAMAPIAPTQRIDPGQPTASLQRTRPMSTADQNNAPANDGPTNDEPANRDLQETMANPDLRPAVQRLAGGDDGTAPPPASAPTASETAVLPEATSPMPTGTATSALPTAAAPLPPAIPPGSAPAGMPVMGITPGGAQVAAPFINMADLKRGLYRSRGMLPLWLATVPLAVLAAAKPAAAALAAIAVMWATLSVGYSVEAQLEREGRRGGERKRSDGLLLAASLPWHLIKALLAAVLRGVLMTAVMALIILLAGWALGLPLMHVDAAVGRWTLPLTLVDDVPLSASGLALGCGAAIGWILAAFAPNALIMRVGAGALRGLRPDAMSAAIPPAGGGVSRRGAVLLIVWAACTVAACFHAGFAPVIDWWPLAGDTLRNIALL; the protein is encoded by the coding sequence ATGGTGGGTATGAGCGATCTGAACGCGTTGAATCTGGAGCCGGGCAATATCGTTGGCGGATACACGCTGGTTTCGCGCCTGGGGGCCGGCGCGATGGGTTCCGTGTGGCGCGTGCGCGATGACGGCGGCCAGGTGTACGCCATGAAGATCCTGCGCGACTCGCTGGCCGACGACAATGCCACCGCCCAGAACGGCGCGGATGGCGCCGGTGCCGAAATGGACGAGGACGCGCGCGAGCGCCTCACCGCCCGGGAACGGCTGCGCCGCGAGGCCATGGCCCTGAAGAAGGTCAACCATCCGGGCGTGTGCGGCATCGTGGATATGGAGCTGGACGACTCGCTCGCGTTCATCGTTACCGAGCTGATCGAGGGCAAGAATCTGCGCGACGACGTCAAGGCGAACGGCCGGTACACCGGCGACGATCTGGAACGGCTGGCCCGCAAGCTGATCGAGGCGGTGAAGGCCGTGCACGCGGCGGGCATCGTGCACCGCGACATCAAGCCGACGAACGTGATGGTGTCGGCGTCCGGCCCGGTATTGGTGGACTTCGGCATCGCGATGTCCGGCGGGGAAAGCCATGTGACGCGCACCGGACTGGTGATGGGCACTCCGGGGTTCATCGCGCCGGAGATCATCGAAGGCGAGGAGTCCGACGAGACGACCGACTGGTGGTCGACCGCTTCGGTGCTGGCCTTCGCCGCCACCGGGACGCCGGTGTTCGGCACGAAGCCGATGATGGCGGTGCTGGAGCGCGCGGCCGCGGGCAATGCGAACCTGACTGGATTGCCGGCCCGCACCATGGCGGCGTTCCGGGCGGCGCTCGACCCGGATCGGCGCAAGCGGTGCACGCCGGACCAGCTGCTGCACGCGATCGCATTGGACGCGTTGAATCCCTTCGCCTGGCAGGATGCGGAGACGGAGAGCGGCGAAACGGAGGTGGTGCGCCCTTTTGACGATGCCGACCCGGACAACCCCCGGGTCCTGTGGCGGCACGAACCGATCGTGCTCGACCCGCGCATCGCGGACGAGTTGGCCACGCAGACCTTTCCCGAGGCGGGGAACACGGCCGCCATGGCACCGATAGCCCCGACACAGCGGATCGATCCGGGCCAGCCGACGGCATCGCTCCAACGGACCCGGCCCATGTCCACGGCCGACCAGAACAACGCGCCTGCGAATGACGGACCGACGAATGACGAGCCAGCGAACCGCGACCTGCAGGAGACGATGGCGAATCCCGATCTGCGGCCAGCCGTGCAGCGTCTCGCCGGCGGCGATGACGGTACGGCGCCGCCGCCGGCATCGGCACCCACGGCATCCGAAACCGCCGTGCTGCCGGAGGCCACGTCGCCCATGCCCACGGGCACCGCGACATCGGCGCTCCCGACCGCCGCCGCGCCCCTGCCCCCGGCGATTCCGCCCGGAAGCGCGCCTGCGGGGATGCCGGTCATGGGCATCACCCCCGGTGGAGCGCAGGTGGCGGCGCCGTTCATCAACATGGCGGATCTCAAGCGCGGACTGTACCGTTCACGCGGCATGCTGCCGCTCTGGCTGGCCACCGTGCCGCTGGCGGTGCTGGCGGCAGCCAAGCCGGCCGCGGCGGCGCTGGCCGCCATCGCAGTCATGTGGGCGACGCTGTCCGTCGGCTACTCCGTCGAGGCGCAGCTCGAACGCGAGGGCAGGCGCGGCGGCGAGCGCAAGCGCAGCGACGGGCTGCTGCTCGCGGCAAGCCTTCCCTGGCACCTGATCAAGGCGCTGCTCGCCGCCGTATTGCGCGGCGTGCTGATGACGGCCGTGATGGCGCTGATCATCCTGCTGGCAGGCTGGGCCCTCGGCCTGCCGCTGATGCATGTGGACGCCGCGGTCGGACGATGGACGCTGCCGTTGACGCTGGTCGACGACGTGCCGCTGTCGGCCAGCGGTCTGGCGCTGGGATGCGGCGCCGCGATCGGCTGGATACTGGCCGCATTCGCGCCCAACGCCTTGATCATGCGCGTCGGGGCAGGCGCCTTGCGCGGATTGCGACCCGATGCGATGTCGGCCGCGATCCCCCCGGCCGGCGGAGGCGTCTCGCGCCGCGGCGCCGTGCTTCTGATCGTATGGGCCGCATGCACGGTCGCCGCATGTTTCCACGCCGGATTCGCCCCCGTGATAGATTGGTGGCCACTGGCCGGAGATACGCTGCGCAATATCGCGCTACTGTGA
- a CDS encoding beta-glucosidase: protein MLSINWSDVWNVVASIAPQLIAIGVVLVLALALTIGVNKKTVKNVGTRKLIHSESWLVFMVAVVVAVSMMLFGPLASLLNSATATKYTLSETTISNANKLAKEIQSEAITMLKNEDSNLPLANKKINVFGWGSTNPVYGGTGSGSMNQSYKTTSLLDGLKEAGIETNTALSKLYTDYRSDRPVVAMAKQDWTLPEVPAADYSDSLISEAKAFSDEAMIVITRVGGEGADLPKNMKAKGITYTNNSDSYEDFKDGESFLELSQTEKDMVDLVTRNFDKVTVVYNGANTFELGFVDEHPQIKSVLWCPPAGQTGFSALGDVLAGETNPSGKTSDTFVKDLTTQPSYNNAGDFKYDNMSEFGTENFEEGKTSPAFVNYAEGIYVGYKYWETAADEGSINYSDYVQYPFGYGLSYTTFDQKMGDVTYSGGKVSFDVTVTNTGDKAGKDVVEVYYNPPYTNGGIEKASANLVAFEKTDLLDPGASATVSIKFDDDDMASYDSKNAKAYVLEQGDYGISVRSDSHTTIAEKTITVKDTITYDSKDNTHNGDAVVATNAFDDTAGNVTYLSRADKFANYAEATAAPTNYTLPDEYKAKFRNLSNYDPAETNNDSDKMPTTGAKNGVRLADLTGKDYDDELWDKLLDQLTFDQMDKLIAFGGYGTQAVNSIGKIALTDVDGPASLNNNFTGVGSIGFPSSTSVACTWNKDLARQFGDGIGDMAHDMHVAGWYAPAMNIHRNAFAGRTFEYFSEDGYLSGVMASQQVAGAQAKGVYAFMKHFALNDQETNRLSELATWANEQSIREIYLKPFEMSVKEGGAGAVMSAFNYIGIEWAGSHSGLLNTVLRDEWGFRGMVLTDYFGGYGYQSGDRAIRGGNDLMLATTDVSNHITDKSATSLQAMRTASHNILYTAANSWLYEKGEPEVATPIWKTITYVVWGVAGVLFVGLEVLAIQRYLKRRKG from the coding sequence ATGCTGAGCATCAATTGGAGCGACGTGTGGAACGTCGTTGCATCCATAGCGCCGCAGCTGATCGCGATCGGCGTTGTGCTGGTACTGGCGTTGGCGTTGACGATCGGGGTCAACAAGAAGACGGTGAAGAACGTCGGCACCCGCAAGCTTATCCATTCCGAGTCCTGGCTCGTCTTCATGGTCGCCGTCGTCGTGGCCGTGTCGATGATGCTGTTCGGGCCGCTGGCCTCGCTGCTCAACAGCGCTACCGCCACCAAGTACACGCTGTCCGAAACCACCATTTCCAACGCCAACAAGCTCGCCAAGGAGATCCAGTCCGAGGCGATCACCATGCTCAAGAACGAGGATTCCAACCTGCCGCTGGCCAACAAGAAGATCAACGTGTTCGGCTGGGGATCCACCAATCCGGTCTACGGCGGCACCGGCTCCGGATCGATGAACCAGTCCTACAAGACCACATCGCTCCTCGACGGTCTCAAGGAGGCCGGCATCGAGACCAACACCGCCCTGAGCAAGCTGTACACCGACTACCGCTCCGACCGCCCGGTCGTGGCGATGGCCAAACAGGACTGGACGCTGCCCGAGGTTCCGGCCGCGGATTATTCCGATTCCCTGATCTCCGAGGCCAAGGCGTTCTCCGACGAGGCCATGATCGTGATCACCCGCGTGGGCGGCGAGGGCGCCGACCTGCCGAAGAACATGAAGGCCAAGGGCATCACCTACACCAACAACTCCGACTCCTATGAGGACTTCAAGGACGGCGAGAGCTTCCTGGAGCTGAGCCAGACCGAGAAGGACATGGTCGATCTGGTCACCAGGAACTTCGACAAGGTCACCGTGGTCTACAACGGCGCGAACACCTTCGAGCTCGGATTCGTCGACGAGCACCCGCAGATCAAGTCCGTGCTGTGGTGCCCGCCGGCCGGCCAGACCGGTTTCTCGGCGCTCGGCGACGTGCTCGCCGGCGAGACCAACCCGTCCGGCAAGACCTCCGACACCTTCGTCAAGGACCTGACCACCCAGCCGAGCTACAACAACGCCGGCGACTTCAAGTACGACAACATGAGCGAGTTCGGCACCGAGAACTTCGAGGAGGGCAAGACCTCCCCGGCGTTCGTCAACTATGCCGAGGGCATCTACGTCGGCTACAAGTACTGGGAGACCGCGGCCGACGAGGGTTCGATCAACTACTCCGACTACGTGCAGTACCCGTTCGGCTACGGCCTGAGCTACACCACCTTCGACCAGAAGATGGGCGACGTGACCTATTCGGGCGGCAAGGTGAGCTTCGACGTGACCGTGACCAACACCGGCGACAAGGCCGGCAAGGACGTCGTCGAGGTCTACTACAACCCGCCGTACACCAACGGCGGCATCGAAAAGGCCTCCGCCAACCTGGTCGCCTTCGAGAAGACCGACCTGCTCGACCCGGGCGCCTCGGCCACCGTGTCCATCAAGTTCGACGACGATGACATGGCCTCCTACGATTCCAAGAACGCCAAGGCGTACGTGCTGGAGCAGGGCGACTACGGCATCTCCGTCCGGTCCGACTCGCACACGACGATCGCCGAGAAGACGATCACCGTGAAGGACACCATCACCTACGACTCCAAGGACAACACGCACAACGGCGACGCCGTCGTGGCCACCAACGCGTTCGACGATACGGCCGGCAACGTGACCTACCTGTCCCGCGCCGACAAGTTCGCCAACTACGCCGAGGCCACCGCCGCGCCGACCAACTACACGCTGCCCGACGAGTACAAGGCGAAGTTCCGCAACCTGTCGAACTATGATCCCGCCGAGACGAACAACGACTCCGACAAGATGCCGACCACCGGCGCCAAGAACGGCGTGCGTCTGGCCGATCTGACCGGCAAGGACTACGACGACGAACTGTGGGACAAGCTGCTCGACCAGCTCACCTTCGACCAGATGGACAAGCTGATCGCGTTCGGCGGCTACGGCACCCAGGCCGTGAACTCCATCGGCAAGATCGCGCTGACCGACGTGGACGGCCCCGCCTCGCTCAACAACAACTTCACCGGCGTCGGTTCGATCGGCTTCCCGTCGTCCACATCCGTGGCCTGCACGTGGAACAAGGATCTGGCCCGCCAGTTCGGCGACGGCATCGGCGACATGGCCCATGACATGCACGTCGCCGGCTGGTACGCCCCCGCCATGAACATCCACCGCAACGCCTTCGCCGGCCGCACCTTCGAGTACTTCTCGGAGGACGGCTACCTGTCCGGCGTCATGGCCTCCCAGCAGGTCGCCGGCGCGCAGGCCAAGGGTGTGTACGCCTTCATGAAGCACTTCGCGCTCAACGACCAGGAGACCAACCGACTGAGCGAGCTCGCCACCTGGGCCAACGAGCAGTCGATCCGCGAGATCTACCTGAAGCCCTTCGAGATGAGCGTCAAGGAGGGCGGTGCCGGAGCGGTGATGAGCGCGTTCAACTACATCGGCATCGAATGGGCCGGATCGCACTCCGGGCTGCTCAACACCGTCCTGCGCGACGAGTGGGGCTTCCGCGGCATGGTCCTGACCGATTACTTCGGCGGCTACGGCTACCAGAGCGGCGACCGCGCCATCCGCGGCGGCAACGACCTGATGCTGGCCACCACCGACGTGTCCAACCACATCACCGACAAGTCCGCCACTTCGCTGCAGGCGATGCGCACGGCCTCGCACAACATCCTCTACACGGCCGCCAACAGCTGGCTGTACGAGAAGGGCGAGCCCGAGGTCGCCACCCCGATCTGGAAGACCATCACCTATGTGGTCTGGGGCGTGGCAGGCGTGCTGTTTGTCGGTCTCGAGGTCCTCGCCATCCAGCGCTACCTCAAGCGCCGCAAGGGCTGA
- the rsmA gene encoding 16S rRNA (adenine(1518)-N(6)/adenine(1519)-N(6))-dimethyltransferase RsmA, which yields MSENTTGGQGPDPRYTAPQGGAAPAHESGRLLGASDIRRIAADAGISPTKKFGQNFVIDPGTVRRIVREADVTADTHVMEVGPGLGSLTLAILETGATMTAVEIDPPVAKRLPRTIAEFMPEAAERLTVVNRDALAVTPGNVPDFNGDERFTLVANLPYNVATPIILTLLERFDNLSSFLVMVQKEVADRLAAAPGSKIYGTPSVKLAWYGTAKRVGNIGRNVFWPAPNVDSALVRFDRYSPAEQAAVVGSADRESTFRLIDAAFGQRRKTLHAALKRMVPAEAFDAARIDPTRRGETLTIAEFAALATAADADHAQEASR from the coding sequence ATGAGCGAGAACACCACCGGCGGGCAGGGACCCGATCCGCGATACACGGCGCCGCAGGGCGGCGCCGCACCGGCGCATGAGTCCGGGCGGCTGCTGGGAGCCTCGGATATCCGGCGCATCGCCGCCGACGCCGGCATCAGCCCAACCAAGAAGTTCGGCCAGAATTTCGTGATCGACCCAGGTACCGTGCGCCGCATCGTGCGCGAGGCCGACGTGACCGCCGACACGCATGTGATGGAGGTCGGCCCGGGGCTCGGCTCGCTCACGCTGGCGATTCTGGAAACCGGCGCGACGATGACCGCCGTGGAGATCGACCCTCCCGTGGCCAAGCGTCTGCCGCGCACCATCGCCGAGTTCATGCCCGAGGCGGCCGAGCGCCTTACCGTCGTCAACCGCGACGCGCTGGCGGTGACCCCCGGCAACGTGCCCGATTTCAATGGGGACGAACGCTTCACGCTGGTGGCGAATCTGCCGTACAATGTGGCGACCCCGATCATCCTGACCCTGCTGGAGCGATTCGACAATCTCAGCTCGTTCCTGGTCATGGTGCAGAAGGAGGTGGCGGACCGCCTGGCGGCGGCCCCCGGCAGCAAGATCTACGGCACGCCAAGCGTGAAGCTCGCCTGGTACGGCACCGCGAAGCGCGTCGGCAACATCGGGCGCAACGTGTTTTGGCCCGCGCCGAACGTCGATTCCGCGCTGGTGCGCTTCGACCGGTATTCGCCGGCCGAACAGGCCGCCGTGGTCGGTTCCGCGGACCGCGAGTCGACGTTCCGCCTGATCGACGCGGCATTCGGCCAGCGCCGCAAGACGCTGCACGCCGCGCTGAAGCGCATGGTGCCGGCGGAAGCGTTCGACGCCGCGCGCATCGACCCGACCCGTCGAGGCGAGACGCTGACGATCGCCGAATTCGCCGCGTTGGCGACGGCCGCGGACGCAGACCACGCTCAGGAGGCCTCGCGATGA
- a CDS encoding DsbA family protein: MAQNLKKQAKQRNRAARRAAEAAAEQAAAEQAAKERRQQTIIGGIAVAVVVVLIALIAVVFWNSRRDANANANMSVDEAYSKVQAVENKPARADKQGGILLSNKGYGQKVDGVPTVGIYMDFICPGCGSVNQQLDPTLIKLVNAGQLNLELHFLSFMDSYSTDEYSSRAANAALYIADHDDDPDHLLSFVSNLYAKDFQPSEGSGYKSVSDDKLKEQATKAGVSQTVADKAFGRDYQDWLDAMNVYTPKRSELLNTSGTYEGSFTTPTLTINGKRWNLSDVTAANMTLVDGFLESVGLSSDQVGVEGALPSIGADKDPISVMTGE; this comes from the coding sequence ATGGCACAGAACCTGAAAAAACAGGCGAAACAGCGGAACCGGGCCGCGCGGCGCGCGGCCGAGGCGGCGGCCGAGCAGGCTGCCGCGGAGCAGGCGGCGAAGGAACGCCGGCAGCAGACCATCATCGGCGGCATCGCCGTGGCGGTGGTGGTCGTGCTGATCGCACTGATCGCGGTCGTTTTCTGGAATTCGCGCCGCGACGCGAACGCCAATGCGAACATGTCGGTCGACGAGGCCTACTCCAAGGTTCAGGCGGTGGAGAACAAGCCGGCTCGCGCCGACAAGCAGGGCGGCATCCTCCTCTCCAACAAGGGGTACGGCCAGAAGGTCGACGGCGTGCCCACGGTCGGCATCTATATGGACTTCATCTGCCCCGGATGCGGCAGCGTCAACCAGCAGCTCGACCCGACGCTGATCAAGCTGGTCAACGCCGGACAGCTCAATCTCGAACTGCACTTCCTGTCGTTCATGGACAGCTATTCGACCGACGAGTACTCCAGCCGCGCCGCGAACGCCGCGCTGTACATCGCCGATCACGACGACGACCCGGACCATCTGCTGTCGTTCGTCTCGAACCTGTACGCCAAGGACTTCCAGCCTTCGGAAGGCAGCGGCTACAAGTCGGTCAGCGACGACAAGCTCAAGGAGCAGGCCACGAAGGCCGGCGTATCCCAGACCGTCGCCGACAAGGCGTTCGGCCGCGACTATCAGGACTGGCTGGACGCGATGAACGTGTACACGCCGAAGCGTTCCGAACTGCTGAACACCTCCGGCACCTACGAGGGCTCGTTCACCACGCCGACCCTGACGATCAACGGCAAGCGCTGGAACCTGAGCGACGTCACCGCGGCCAACATGACGCTCGTCGACGGCTTCCTCGAGTCGGTGGGCCTGAGTTCCGATCAGGTCGGCGTGGAGGGAGCACTGCCGTCGATCGGCGCCGACAAGGACCCGATTTCGGTGATGACTGGCGAGTGA
- a CDS encoding LytR/AlgR family response regulator transcription factor, whose amino-acid sequence MIHIAIVDDDDTDAANTANMVDRYYQSDRNAYRITRFADGGTFLGEYKAGFDALFLDVEMPGIDGLETAHRLREIDDHVVLVFTTKMTQYAAVGYDVDAIGYLVKPIDYFGFALKMRRVEDLVAKRQGVTIPLTVGTGTQFLSSHDVRYVEVLGHEVIYHTADTAYKVWSSLKEAAALLEPVHFAAASRYCLVNLEWVKAVTGDTVVVDGQTLPVSRSKRKPLMQALAEYYGG is encoded by the coding sequence ATGATCCACATCGCCATCGTGGATGATGACGACACCGATGCCGCCAATACCGCGAACATGGTCGACCGCTATTACCAGTCCGACCGCAACGCCTACCGCATCACCCGTTTTGCGGACGGCGGCACCTTTCTCGGCGAGTACAAGGCCGGGTTCGACGCCCTGTTCCTCGACGTCGAGATGCCCGGCATCGACGGGCTGGAAACCGCCCACCGCCTGCGCGAAATCGACGATCATGTGGTGCTCGTCTTCACCACCAAAATGACCCAGTATGCGGCCGTGGGCTATGACGTGGACGCCATCGGGTACCTCGTCAAGCCCATCGATTATTTCGGTTTCGCACTCAAGATGCGCAGGGTGGAGGACTTGGTGGCCAAGCGCCAGGGCGTCACCATCCCGCTCACCGTGGGCACCGGCACGCAGTTCCTCTCCTCGCACGACGTGCGGTACGTCGAAGTGCTCGGCCACGAGGTCATCTATCACACGGCTGACACCGCCTACAAGGTCTGGAGCAGCCTCAAGGAGGCCGCGGCGCTGCTGGAACCCGTGCATTTCGCCGCCGCCAGCCGCTACTGCCTGGTCAACCTCGAATGGGTCAAAGCCGTGACCGGCGACACGGTCGTGGTGGACGGCCAGACCCTGCCCGTCTCCCGCTCCAAGCGCAAGCCCCTCATGCAGGCGCTCGCCGAATACTACGGAGGGTGA